The region GGCCTGCGCGCCATCGCGGCCGGCAACGTCGGAACCCCGATCCTGGATGCGATCCGGGATCCGGAAGGCTATGACGCCATCGCCGTGGAACTCTCCAGCTTCCAGCTGCACTGGACACACTCCATGTCCCCGCTGGCCAGCGTGTGCCTGAACATCGCCGAAGACCACGTGGACTGGCACGGCTCCTTTGAGGCCTACCGGGCCGACAAGGCCAAGATCTACGAAAACACGCAGGTCGCCTGCATCTACAACGCCGAGCAGTACGAGACCGAGCGCATGGTCGAGGAAGCCGACGTCGTGGAAGGCTGCCGCGCGGTCGGCTTCACCACCTCAGTGCCGGCGGTCAGCATGGTCGGAGTGGTTGAAGGACTGCTGGTGGACCGGGCCTTCATCGAGCAGCGCAAGGACTCCGCGGCGGAGCTTGCCGCCATGGCCGACCTGGGGGAGTACGCTCCCCGGCACATGGTGGCCAATGCCCTGGCCGCTGCTGCGCTGGTGCGTGCCTTCGGCGTCGAACCCGCGGCGGTCCGGGACGGACTGCGGGCCTATGCACCGGGAGACCACCGGATCCAGCCCGTGGCCCGCCTCAATGACATCCTGTGGGTCAATGACTCCAAGGCGACCAATCCGCATGCCGCGGCGGCGTCGCTGGCTGCCTTCAACAGCGTTGTCTGGATTGCCGGCGGCCTGTCCAAGGGCGTTCACTACAACGACCTGGTTGCCGAGCACCGCGGCCGGCTCAAGGCAGTGGTCCTGATCGGAGCCGACACCGCGGACCTGCAGGCAGCCCTGGCCCAACACGCACCCGATGTGCCGGTCATCCACGCCCTTGTGGAGCAGACTGGGGAACGGCAGCAGACGGCGGCACCGGTCACCAGTGCCGAAGAGATCATGGTCAGGGCAGTCGCTGCGGCGGCTACCGTGGCCCAAGCAGGAGACACGGTGCTGATGGCGCCGGCAGCAGCTTCCATGGACCAGTTCACTTCCTATGCCCACCGCGGCGAGGCTTTCATCGAAGCCGTCGCAGGATATATGAGCGAACAGCAGGCACCGGGACAGGCACAGACTCCGAAGGAGCCCTAGATTGGTCACCACGCCCACCGGCAGCAAACGCAAACCGGTCCTGCGCCGGAATCCAGCGGCCACAGCCAATACCGGCACGGGCGCGGTGACACCGAAAACCGCACCGGGGAAGCCCCCGGCCGGGAAACGCGGCGCTGCGGACCGTCCGGCCAAACCGGCGTCGCGCGTTGAGCGCTTCCTCGTCTTCCTGGAGGGCAGCGGGCGCAGTGCCACCGGCTCCAGCTACTACACGATCCTCGGCGCCACCCTGGCCCTCACCGCCATCGGCCTGATGATGGTGCTTTCGGCGTCCTCGGTGGAATCCATTGCCGCCGCTGCCGGCAGCGATGCAGGCGCGGCGACGACGTTCGATCTGTTCCTGAAGCAGTCCATGTTCGCTGCGGCGGGCGTGGTGGCCATGCTGGGGCTCTCGCGGCTCGGGCCGCCCCACTACCGCTTCCTCTCCTGGTTCCTTTACGGCATCGCCGTCATCCTGCTGGTGCTTGTGCTGGTGATCGGCAAGGAAGTCAACGGCAACAAGAACTGGATCGAGATCGGGCCCATCACGGGTCAGCCCTCCGAAGCCGCGAAGCTGGCCATGGCGATCTGGTTCGCCGCGGTCCTGTCCCGGAAGGGACGGCTGATCAACGAATGGAAGCACGCCCTTATTCCAGTTGTGCCCGGCGGCGGGATCCTGATCCTCCTGGTCATGCTCGGAAGCGACCTCGGCACCGTGATCGTGATGGGCATGATCATGGTTGCCGCCCTGTTCTTCGCCGGTGCTCCGCTGCGCTTCCTGGGCGTCCTTGCGGCCGGAGCGGCCGTGGGAGCGGTACTCATGTCGCTGGTGAGCAGCAACCGCTCCAGCCGGATCAGCGCCTGGCTCCAGCTGGACTGCAGCACCGGCCTCTGCGACCAGGCCAACGCCGGCATGTACGCGCTGGCCTCCGGCGGCTGGCTGGGAGTGGGCATCGGCCAGAGCCGGCAGAAATGGAACTGGATCCCGGAAGCCCACAACGACTTCATCTTCGCCATTATCGGCGAGGAATTCGGCCTGCTGGGAACGCTCGTCGTGGTCAGCCTCTTTGCCGTCCTTGCCGTCGCGACGGTCCGGGTCACCATGCGCCATACAGACCCGTTCATCCGCATTGTCTGCGGTGCCATCCTGGTCTGGATCATCGGCCAGGCCTCCGTGAACATTGCGATGGTGACCGGGTTGCTTCCCGTCATCGGCGTACCGCTGCCGTTCATTTCGTATGGCGGATCCTCCCTGACCTTCACGCTCGCCGCCGTCGGCGTCCTGCTTTCCTTTGCCCGTAAAATCCCCGAAAGTGAACCAACAGCTCCATGACGCAGCCTTCCCTCTCCGTAGTCCTGGCCGGAGGCGGCACCGCCGGGCACATCAGCCCTCTCCTGGCCATCGCAGATGCCGTGACGGCACACCGCCCCGACGCCCGCATCACAGTGGTGGGGACCGCGTCCGGAATGGAAACCCGCCTGGTGCCCGCAGCGGGCTATGAGCTGGCCACCATTGACCGGGTCCCCATGCCCCGGCGGCCTTCCGCAGACCTGGCGAAACTGCCCGGCCGCCTTCTCCGTGCCGTGCGGCAGGCCGGCGAGATCCTGGACTCCGCGCAGGCCGACGTCGTTGTGGGCGTGGGCGGCTACGTTTCGACGCCGGTGTACCTGGCGGCACGCCGCCGATCGCTTCCCGTGATCGTGCACGAGGCCAACGCGCGTCCCGGGCTGGCCAACCGCGTGGGTGCGCGCTTCGCGGCCGTGACGGGCGTGGCCTTCGAATCCACCAGCCTGCCCCGGGCCACGTGGGTCGGTATGCCGATGCGCCGGGAAATCTCCGGACTGGACCGCCATGCCGCCCGGAATGCCGCACGGTCCGCCCTGGGGCTGGAGCAGGACCGCCCCACGCTGGTGGTGACCGGAGGCTCTTCGGGTGCCGCAAGCATCAACCGGGCCGTGGAACATGCCCTTCCGGCATTGGCTGCGGCCGGCATCCAGACCCTGCACATCACCGGCCGCGGAAAGTCCCTGGTGGACGCCGACGGAAAACCGATCGCCGCCCGCGGCTACACGCAGGTGGAGTACGTCGACGGCATGGAGCAGGCCTACGCCGCTGCGGACCTGCTGCTGGCCCGCTCCGGGGCAGGCACCGTCTGCGAAATCAGCGCAGTGGGGCTGCCTGCCGTCCTGGTTCCGCTGCCGCACGGCAACGGCGAACAGGCGCTTAATGCCGAAGCCCTCGTGGCTGCCGGCGGAGCGCTTACGGTTGCCGACGCCCTCTTCACAGCCGAGTGGATTTCCGACAGGCTGATACCTTTGCTGGCCGATCCGGCGGCGTTGGAAGCCATGGCCAAGGCATCGTCGGCGTTGGGCATCCGTGACGCGGACCAGCGGATGGCTGCATTCATCCTCGAAGCAAGCGATAGGGCAAAGGCATGAACCGGCTGAACCCGACAGACCTTGGGAAAGTACACTTCATCGGCCTCGGCGGTGCCGGCATGTCCGCCGTTGCCCGGGTACTCCTGGCCCAGGGCATTGAAGTCTCCGGCTCCGATTCCAAGGACTCACCGGGACTGCGGGCCCTTGAAGCGCTCGGGGCCGAGGTGTTTGTGGGGCACGACGCCGGACACGTTGCCGGCGTCGACACGGTAGTCGTGTCAACGGCCATCCGCGAGCAGAATCCGGAACTTGCGGCGGCGCGTTCCCGCGGGCTGCGGATCATCCACCGCTCAGTGGCGCTCTCCGCGGCCATGGGCGAGCAGGACCTCATAGCGGTGGCCGGCACCCACGGCAAAACCACCACCACGGCCATGGTGACCGTGATGCTGCGGGAGGCCGGACTGGATCCTTCCTTCGCCATCGGCGGCGACGTTGCGGCCCTTGGCGTCAATGCCGCCCACGGGGCGGGACGGGTCTTCGTGGCCGAAGCCGATGAGTCGGACGGCTCCTTCCTCAACTACAACCCGCGGATCAGCGTGGTCACTAATGTCGAGGCCGACCACCTGGACCATTACGGCACGGAGGAAGCGGTCTTCGCCTCCTTCGACGCCTTCACGGCGCTGCTGCCGGCGGAGGGGCTCCTTGTCGCCTGCGCGGACGACGCCGGTGCCGTAGCCCTCGTTGAACGCTGCCCGGGCGTCCGGGTAGCCACCTACGGCTACGCCGCCGGTGCGGACGTGCGGGTTACGGACACCCGTCCCGCCGGCGCCGGCTCGGCCAGCACCCTGCAGTACACCGTGGACGGCCGCGACGGCGAGGTGCAGCTTGTCCTGCAGGTTCCGGGCGCGCACAACATCCTGAACGCGGCTGCCGCCTTTGCCGTCGGGCTGGAACTGGGCGTTGATCCCCGGACGGCCGCAGCGGGGCTCGCTACGTTCTCCGGCGCCGCCCGGCGGTTCGAATCCCGCGGCAGTGCACGCGGCGTGCAGGTGTTCGACGATTATGCCCACCATCCCACCGAAGTGGACGCCGCCCTGAAGGCGGCCCGCACAGTGGCCGGAGGGCATCGGGTGCATGTGTTGTTCCAGCCGCACCTGTTCAGCCGCACCCGCAACTTTGC is a window of Arthrobacter sp. zg-Y1171 DNA encoding:
- the murD gene encoding UDP-N-acetylmuramoyl-L-alanine--D-glutamate ligase — encoded protein: MGGGTVSAPLAELTTWDADWSGLRVVVTGIGLSGFSAADTLIELGARVVVVDARDTEENRAKADTLRIVGAADILLGADAVAGLPEVDGAAPDLVVTSPGFRPTHPVLAAAAAADIPVWGDVELAWRVRIREGRKTAQWLAITGTNGKTTTVSMTESMLRAAGLRAIAAGNVGTPILDAIRDPEGYDAIAVELSSFQLHWTHSMSPLASVCLNIAEDHVDWHGSFEAYRADKAKIYENTQVACIYNAEQYETERMVEEADVVEGCRAVGFTTSVPAVSMVGVVEGLLVDRAFIEQRKDSAAELAAMADLGEYAPRHMVANALAAAALVRAFGVEPAAVRDGLRAYAPGDHRIQPVARLNDILWVNDSKATNPHAAAASLAAFNSVVWIAGGLSKGVHYNDLVAEHRGRLKAVVLIGADTADLQAALAQHAPDVPVIHALVEQTGERQQTAAPVTSAEEIMVRAVAAAATVAQAGDTVLMAPAAASMDQFTSYAHRGEAFIEAVAGYMSEQQAPGQAQTPKEP
- the ftsW gene encoding putative lipid II flippase FtsW, whose translation is MVTTPTGSKRKPVLRRNPAATANTGTGAVTPKTAPGKPPAGKRGAADRPAKPASRVERFLVFLEGSGRSATGSSYYTILGATLALTAIGLMMVLSASSVESIAAAAGSDAGAATTFDLFLKQSMFAAAGVVAMLGLSRLGPPHYRFLSWFLYGIAVILLVLVLVIGKEVNGNKNWIEIGPITGQPSEAAKLAMAIWFAAVLSRKGRLINEWKHALIPVVPGGGILILLVMLGSDLGTVIVMGMIMVAALFFAGAPLRFLGVLAAGAAVGAVLMSLVSSNRSSRISAWLQLDCSTGLCDQANAGMYALASGGWLGVGIGQSRQKWNWIPEAHNDFIFAIIGEEFGLLGTLVVVSLFAVLAVATVRVTMRHTDPFIRIVCGAILVWIIGQASVNIAMVTGLLPVIGVPLPFISYGGSSLTFTLAAVGVLLSFARKIPESEPTAP
- the murG gene encoding undecaprenyldiphospho-muramoylpentapeptide beta-N-acetylglucosaminyltransferase, with protein sequence MTQPSLSVVLAGGGTAGHISPLLAIADAVTAHRPDARITVVGTASGMETRLVPAAGYELATIDRVPMPRRPSADLAKLPGRLLRAVRQAGEILDSAQADVVVGVGGYVSTPVYLAARRRSLPVIVHEANARPGLANRVGARFAAVTGVAFESTSLPRATWVGMPMRREISGLDRHAARNAARSALGLEQDRPTLVVTGGSSGAASINRAVEHALPALAAAGIQTLHITGRGKSLVDADGKPIAARGYTQVEYVDGMEQAYAAADLLLARSGAGTVCEISAVGLPAVLVPLPHGNGEQALNAEALVAAGGALTVADALFTAEWISDRLIPLLADPAALEAMAKASSALGIRDADQRMAAFILEASDRAKA
- the murC gene encoding UDP-N-acetylmuramate--L-alanine ligase, which gives rise to MNRLNPTDLGKVHFIGLGGAGMSAVARVLLAQGIEVSGSDSKDSPGLRALEALGAEVFVGHDAGHVAGVDTVVVSTAIREQNPELAAARSRGLRIIHRSVALSAAMGEQDLIAVAGTHGKTTTTAMVTVMLREAGLDPSFAIGGDVAALGVNAAHGAGRVFVAEADESDGSFLNYNPRISVVTNVEADHLDHYGTEEAVFASFDAFTALLPAEGLLVACADDAGAVALVERCPGVRVATYGYAAGADVRVTDTRPAGAGSASTLQYTVDGRDGEVQLVLQVPGAHNILNAAAAFAVGLELGVDPRTAAAGLATFSGAARRFESRGSARGVQVFDDYAHHPTEVDAALKAARTVAGGHRVHVLFQPHLFSRTRNFAAEFAAALDLADTATVLDIYPAREDPIEGVTSELITSRLHVPGGYADSPERAVAQVADSADEGDIILTVGAGDVTALGSELVARLAAVPARSAAAAGKAANGR